The following proteins are co-located in the Eleginops maclovinus isolate JMC-PN-2008 ecotype Puerto Natales chromosome 1, JC_Emac_rtc_rv5, whole genome shotgun sequence genome:
- the chrna4b gene encoding neuronal acetylcholine receptor subunit alpha-4b: protein MDLYKCLSVLFLTLPSEVFSQVGPRAHAEERLLHDLFANYNKLSRPVENTTDTVLVHFGLSIAQLIDVDEKNQMMTTNVWVKQEWDDYKLRWNPEEYENVTSIRIPSEIIWRPDIVLYNNADGDFAVTHLTKAHLFHDGRIKWMPPAIYKSSCSIDVTFFPFDQQSCKMKFGSWTYDRAKIDLISMASDVDQMDYWESGEWVIVNAVGKYNTKKYECCTEIYADITYYFIIRRLPLFYTINLIIPCLLISCLTVLVFYLPSQCGEKITLCISVLLSLTVFLLLITEIIPSTSLVIPLIGEYLLFTMVFVTLSIVITVFVLNVHHRSPQTHSMPHWVRRVFLDTVPRVLFMKRPPGTAKQNCKKLIEMMHRPTTISATGNSLAYWTGLETGFRQMSQVNNALPKTPSDSPSIHVCSPSPPSSPLENHNGNDHPMKAKTFSRPGSGQYSVLSEKQPLRVLNSAASSSSQMSLPLTLPMCPLRSLSREEIKTMAPNGRSHSAEQMSDQQKELPQKAGHRCRSSSFQYCCLHDEGPGIMGITGWVKKQPTTDQPTEPLRVEATKDVCTQQHTMGLTISPAMQRAIEGVQYVADHLRAEDEDFSVKEDWKYVAMVIDRIFLWMFVLVCILGSVGLFLPPWLAGMI, encoded by the exons ATGGATTTATACAAATGTTTGAGTGTACTTTTCCTCACTCTTCCTTCAGAAG TTTTTTCTCAAGTTGGACCTCGGGCTCACGCTGAGGAGCGACTTCTCCATGATTTGTTTGCAAATTACAATAAGCTGTCCCGGCCTGTGGAAAACACAACTGACACAGTGCTCGTCCACTTTGGACTGTCAATCGCCCAGCTTATTGATGTG GATGAGAAGAACCAGATGATGACCACAAACGTCTGGGTCAAGCAA GAATGGGATGATTACAAACTCCGCTGGAACCCGGAGGAATACGAAAACGTCACATCCATCCGGATTCCCTCAGAAATCATCTGGAGGCCAGACATTGTCCTCTACAACAA CGCTGATGGCGACTTCGCGGTAACTCACCTCACGAAGGCCCACTTGTTCCATGACGGTAGGATAAAGTGGATGCCACCGGCCATTTACAAGTCTTCGTGCAGCATAGACGTTACATTTTTCCCATTTGACCAGCAAAGCTGCAAGATGAAGTTTGGTTCGTGGACCTACGACCGCGCCAAGATTGATCTGATCAGCATGGCCAGCGATGTGGATCAGATGGACTACTGGGAAAGCGGTGAGTGGGTCATTGTCAACGCAGTGGGCAAGTACAACACCAAAAAGTACGAGTGCTGTACGGAGATCTACGCGGACATCACTTACTACTTCATCATCCGGAGGCTTCCGTTGTTCTACACCATTAACCTTATCATCCCCTGTCTTCTTATCTCATGTTTGACTGTGCTCGTTTTTTATTTGCCATCGCAATGCGGAGAGAAGATCACCTTGTGTATCTCCGTCTTACTGTCCCTAACCGTATTCCTCCTGCTGATCACAGAAATTATACCGTCCACATCACTGGTGATTCCGTTAATTGGGGAATACCTTCTTTTCACCATGGTCTTTGTCACGCTGTCCATTGTAATAACTGTCTTTGTGTTAAACGTTCATCACCGGTCGCCACAAACCCATAGCATGCCGCATTGGGTGCGGAGAGTGTTCTTGGACACGGTGCCCCGAGTCCTCTTCATGAAGCGTCCTCCGGGCACCGCCAAGCAGAACTGCAAGAAGCTCATCGAGATGATGCACCGTCCAACCACCATATCTGCAACGGGAAACTCGTTGGCCTATTGGACAGGCTTAGAGACTGGGTTTAGACAGATGAGCCAGGTAAACAATGCCCTCCCAAAGACTCCATCCGATAGTCCAAGCATCCATGTTTGCTCACCTTCCCCACCTTCTTCCCCTCTTGAGAACCACAACGGGAATGATCACCCAATGAAGGCCAAAACATTTTCCCGCCCTGGATCAGGTCAATATTCAGTTCTCTCTGAGAAACAACCCCTAAGGGTTCTCAACTCTGCCGCTTCATCTTCTTCCCAAATGTCCTTACCCCTCACTTTACCAATGTGCCCACTCCGCAGCCTATCAAGGGAAGAGATAAAAACAATGGCCCCAAATGGCCGTTCCCACAGCGCAGAGCAGATGTCTGACCAACAGAAGGAGCTTCCTCAGAAAGCTGGACATCGGTGTCGCTCCAGCAGCTTCCAGTACTGCTGTCTGCACGATGAAGGGCCAGGAATCATGGGAATCACTGGGTGGGTGAAGAAACAGCCTACCACAGATCAACCAACAGAACCCCTGAGAGTGGAGGCCACTAAAGACGTGTGTACCCAACAGCACACCATGGGTCTAACCATTTCCCCAGCCATGCAGCGGGCCATAGAGGGAGTTCAGTATGTCGCTGATCATTTAAGGGCAGAGGATGAAGATTTCTCA